The following are from one region of the Rhipicephalus microplus isolate Deutch F79 chromosome 1, USDA_Rmic, whole genome shotgun sequence genome:
- the LOC119164145 gene encoding retinol dehydrogenase 12-like, with the protein MTLVHADAVGDVFVGSRLVRCALVVVVAGLLVKVYQLYNKGIYRGNVSMLGKTVIVTGSNSGIGKETAKELARRRARVILACRNVQRAHKAAQEIFADTGETVLVKQLDLCSFKSVRLFAEDIIRTEPRLDVLVNNAGNIPDKLLLTEDGYEVGLQSNYLGHFLLTILLTELLKKSAPSRVVNMSSVLHHFGTTWRLEEQAKGTYTWRTPLLTYCNAKMAMVLFTRALAPRLKPHGVTVNAVHPGAVNTGIAGEERLIAYLFQVLLAFYGRTVWEGVQTCLYAAVDDRFERDTGLYLDECARGFVSHRALNKECVESTFARSISLCHLDPILVEKIFQA; encoded by the exons ATGACTCTGGTGCACGCGGATGCTGTCGGAGATGTCTTCGTGGGCAGCCGGTTGGTGAGATGTGCGCTAGTTGTGGTCGTCGCAGGCTTGCTCGTCAAAGTGTATCAGCTCTACAACAAGGGTATTTACCGCGGCAATGTATCGATGCTCGGAAAGACCGTTATCGTGACCGGCAGCAATTCAG GAATTGGCAAGGAGACGGCCAAGGAACTGGCTCGGCGGAGGGCCCGCGTCATCTTGGCCTGCCGAAATGTACAGCGGGCCCACAAGGCGGCTCAAGAAATCTTTGCCGATACGGGAGAAACGGTGCTCGTCAAGCAGCTCGACCTGTGCTCGTTCAAGTCGGTGCGGCTCTTCGCGGAAGACATCATCCGGACGGAGCCCAGGCTCGACGTTCTCGTCAATAACGCGGGCAACATACCGG ACAAGCTGCTTCTCACCGAAGACGGCTACGAGGTGGGCCTGCAAAGTAACTACCTGGGTCATTTCctgctcaccattctgctgacAG AACTTCTGAAGAAGAGCGCACCCAGCCGCGTGGTGAACATGTCTTCGGTGCTTCACCACTTCGGCACCACGTGGCGCCTAGAGGAGCAGGCGAAGGGCACGTACACGTGGAGGACGCCGTTGCTCACCTACTGCAACGCCAAGATGGCCATGGTGCTTTTTACCCGGGCGCTGGCGCCTCGGCTGAAGCCGCATG gagtgacagtcaacgccgTTCATCCTGGTGCAGTCAACACCGGAATAGCGGGGGAAGAAAGGCTCATCGCTTACCTGTTTCAGGTCCTCTTGGCTTTCTACGGAAGG ACGGTGTGGGAGGGAGTCCAGACGTGCCTGTACGCTGCCGTGGATGATCGCTTCGAAAGGGACACAGGCCTTTACTTGGACGAATGTGCACGTGGCTTTGTGAGTCACAGGGCGCTAAATAAGGAGTGCGTGGAGAGCACCTTCGCTCGGAGCATCAGCCTCTGCCACCTGGACCCAATCCTAGTGGAGAAGATTTTTCAGGCGTAG